A region from the uncultured Macellibacteroides sp. genome encodes:
- a CDS encoding RagB/SusD family nutrient uptake outer membrane protein: MKKYKFILLIAAVIGFTSCGDDFLTNHPTQSQEAGGAATEGAILSNLGACYQILLFDSYANSNYNSIPLMSDLRADDIFKGGGDAGDQGQLYRLSQLDATSTELPMGIWQIYYNGLSRSNNVILACENAIDVPEDKLNQYKAEAHFLRAYYVHWLWKFWGNIPYFEEDLPAPYMAKQYTADEIYNEIIEDVNFAIEGDKLPMRTTAANDGRVNKAAAMMLKARVVMYQKDQSKYAEVLSDMNEIIASNKFRLVDDFASIWLNSGEFCDESIFETNQLPEGKTWGASWQGYGTNLPAFISPNGLSGQELFIGGWGFGPVRESAWTMYEEGDERREGSINHFEDGTYTVRFQNTGYFMAKYAARKGYNPPPGDIDLNFDNNFRIFRYAEVLLNAADLMVIGGAAPSGITAQECVDQIRLRAGLASVPATAANIKLERRREFLGEGLRFWDLVRWGDASVLTENLPAFSSNRIWDDHCKYLPIPQSEIEKTEGEFLLKQNPGY, from the coding sequence ATGAAAAAGTATAAATTCATTTTATTAATAGCGGCCGTTATTGGTTTTACCTCTTGCGGCGATGACTTTCTGACTAACCATCCAACCCAATCTCAGGAAGCGGGAGGAGCTGCAACGGAAGGAGCCATTTTGTCGAATTTAGGTGCTTGTTACCAGATCCTTCTTTTTGATAGTTATGCCAACAGCAATTACAATAGTATCCCTTTGATGTCGGATCTTCGTGCGGATGATATCTTTAAAGGGGGTGGCGACGCAGGCGACCAGGGTCAGCTGTATCGTTTATCTCAATTGGATGCTACATCTACAGAATTGCCAATGGGTATATGGCAGATCTACTACAATGGCTTAAGTCGTTCCAACAATGTGATTCTTGCTTGCGAAAATGCAATCGATGTTCCGGAAGATAAGTTGAATCAATACAAAGCAGAGGCACATTTTCTGCGTGCATACTACGTTCATTGGTTGTGGAAATTCTGGGGAAACATTCCTTACTTTGAAGAAGACCTTCCTGCTCCCTATATGGCAAAACAGTATACTGCCGATGAGATTTACAATGAAATCATTGAAGACGTTAACTTTGCTATCGAAGGAGACAAGCTGCCGATGCGCACAACTGCTGCAAACGACGGACGTGTAAACAAAGCTGCCGCAATGATGTTGAAGGCCCGTGTTGTAATGTATCAGAAAGACCAGTCTAAATATGCGGAAGTATTAAGTGATATGAATGAAATTATCGCCAGCAACAAGTTCCGTTTGGTTGATGATTTTGCAAGTATCTGGTTAAATTCGGGAGAGTTTTGTGACGAATCTATTTTTGAAACCAATCAGTTGCCCGAAGGAAAAACTTGGGGTGCCAGCTGGCAGGGATACGGAACGAACCTTCCGGCCTTTATTTCTCCAAATGGTTTAAGCGGACAAGAATTGTTTATTGGTGGCTGGGGATTTGGTCCCGTTCGTGAGTCTGCCTGGACTATGTATGAAGAAGGCGACGAGAGAAGAGAAGGTTCCATCAATCATTTCGAAGATGGCACTTATACCGTACGCTTCCAGAACACAGGTTACTTTATGGCAAAATATGCTGCCCGCAAGGGATATAACCCTCCTCCGGGTGATATCGATCTGAACTTTGATAATAACTTCCGTATTTTCCGTTATGCAGAAGTATTGCTTAATGCTGCCGACCTGATGGTAATTGGTGGTGCTGCTCCAAGTGGAATTACTGCCCAGGAGTGTGTGGACCAGATCCGTCTTCGTGCCGGTCTTGCTTCTGTACCTGCTACTGCTGCCAATATCAAATTGGAGCGTCGTCGTGAATTTTTAGGGGAAGGGCTACGCTTCTGGGATTTGGTTCGTTGGGGTGATGCCTCTGTTCTTACCGAGAACCTTCCTGCATTTTCCTCCAACCGGATATGGGACGATCATTGTAAGTATTTGCCTATACCTCAATCTGAAATCGAAAAGACTGAAGGCGAATTCTTGTTGAAACAAAATCCAGGTTATTAA
- a CDS encoding PKD domain-containing protein, with amino-acid sequence MKNIFKLGLFAFMSILLMTACDPQESSDYALGDMPTADQLNFDAIPTAAKANVIDFKNTSSVKGVATWDLGDGSKAKGETAQGIYAFKGEYTVVMTLYTSGGSTSITKKIVVENDDMSLLDTPMYNALTGGAANLKGKTWVFDQYHDGHFGVGPVTDTKPSWWSCPAEGKTESSMYTQEFTFTQVGVKFDWKNNGYVYSNENGRAALAGLGYTNSVVPGAGDFDVAYAPKPSYTFALNEAAKTITLSDGAFFGHYAGTSTYEILSLTEDEMYIKCASTVENGNGWWYRFIPKEKNIKPVVIIPLKAIALNEDFESATPKVTFAYEDMGSLVDPYYSNPAPLGVNTSGKVFLYEKSDKFYSNIFFTASGYKFDLTEQNKVSIKVFLPSYNDYTTDFPVAGDWITNAKLKRQVAVKLQDSSKGGNAWQTQTEIVKADLATDKWIELTFDFSTVSNRQDYDKIVIQFGAEGHAAPGIFFLDNFSFKK; translated from the coding sequence ATGAAAAATATATTTAAATTAGGATTGTTTGCGTTTATGTCGATCTTGCTGATGACAGCCTGCGATCCACAAGAAAGTTCTGATTACGCGTTGGGGGATATGCCAACCGCGGATCAGTTGAATTTTGACGCAATCCCTACAGCTGCGAAAGCAAATGTGATTGATTTTAAGAACACTTCTTCTGTCAAAGGGGTAGCTACCTGGGATTTAGGTGATGGTTCTAAGGCAAAAGGCGAAACGGCTCAGGGAATTTATGCATTTAAGGGAGAGTACACGGTTGTAATGACTCTTTATACTTCCGGCGGATCTACCAGCATTACAAAGAAAATTGTTGTTGAAAACGACGATATGTCTTTGCTTGATACACCGATGTACAACGCATTAACCGGTGGAGCTGCCAATTTAAAAGGCAAAACATGGGTGTTTGACCAGTATCACGACGGTCATTTCGGCGTTGGTCCTGTTACCGACACTAAACCAAGCTGGTGGTCTTGCCCGGCAGAAGGTAAAACGGAAAGCTCTATGTATACGCAGGAATTTACATTTACTCAGGTAGGTGTTAAATTTGATTGGAAGAATAATGGATATGTATATTCCAATGAAAACGGACGGGCTGCTTTGGCAGGTCTGGGTTATACCAACTCTGTTGTTCCCGGTGCAGGCGATTTTGACGTTGCTTATGCTCCGAAACCTTCCTACACGTTTGCCTTGAACGAAGCAGCGAAAACGATTACATTGAGCGACGGGGCTTTCTTTGGTCATTATGCAGGAACTTCAACCTACGAGATCCTCAGTCTTACTGAGGATGAAATGTATATCAAATGTGCCAGTACAGTAGAAAATGGCAATGGCTGGTGGTACCGTTTTATTCCTAAAGAAAAGAATATCAAACCGGTGGTTATTATTCCATTGAAAGCTATTGCACTGAATGAAGATTTTGAATCGGCTACTCCTAAAGTTACATTTGCTTACGAAGATATGGGCTCGTTGGTTGATCCTTATTATTCAAATCCGGCACCGCTGGGCGTGAATACATCCGGCAAAGTGTTCTTGTACGAGAAATCTGACAAATTCTATTCAAACATATTCTTTACAGCTTCCGGGTATAAGTTTGATCTGACAGAACAGAATAAGGTATCTATCAAGGTATTCCTTCCTTCTTACAATGACTATACAACTGACTTCCCTGTTGCAGGCGATTGGATTACCAATGCTAAATTGAAACGCCAGGTAGCTGTAAAATTGCAGGATTCAAGCAAAGGTGGTAATGCATGGCAAACACAAACAGAGATAGTGAAGGCTGATCTTGCAACAGATAAATGGATCGAGCTTACATTTGATTTCAGCACTGTTAGCAACCGTCAGGATTACGATAAGATTGTGATTCAGTTTGGTGCCGAAGGTCATGCTGCTCCTGGTATTTTCTTCTTAGACAACTTCAGCTTTAAAAAATAA
- a CDS encoding family 16 glycosylhydrolase — protein MMNHKCIVLQIILLGFCCLGSQAQAPEGYSLVWSDEFTASAPAMPDESQWWYETGGNGWGNNELQYYVAGKAREDTLALISDGTLKIKALKKRYYSMDYVSIRMNTKQNWKYGYFETRAKVPGKKGSWAAFWMMPQNFTAWPLDGEIDIMEYVGYRPNVTQTSIHTQSYNHVIHTEKTATKNISNAETEFHIYGLEWTEDKITGFVDGIPYFTFLNDKLGDKNTWPFDAPFYLKLNLAIGGNWGGLMGIDENLCPAVYEVDYVRVYQSVKTSRPSLEAKSASPFTISPTLADNRVVVSANNSSSYTVSVTNLHGQLIEKRKNCKEDTIIDCSGWAKGLYVFTASNGTFTHSDKVLKK, from the coding sequence ATGATGAACCACAAGTGTATTGTATTACAGATTATCCTTCTGGGGTTCTGTTGCCTGGGTAGCCAGGCGCAGGCCCCCGAGGGCTACTCGTTGGTCTGGTCCGATGAATTTACTGCCTCTGCTCCCGCCATGCCTGACGAGAGCCAGTGGTGGTATGAAACAGGCGGAAACGGATGGGGGAATAATGAGCTGCAATACTATGTGGCCGGTAAAGCCAGAGAAGATACGCTGGCACTTATTTCCGATGGCACGCTAAAGATTAAAGCGTTAAAAAAACGTTACTACAGCATGGATTATGTATCCATCCGAATGAATACAAAACAAAACTGGAAATACGGTTATTTCGAAACCCGGGCCAAAGTTCCAGGTAAAAAAGGTTCATGGGCGGCTTTCTGGATGATGCCTCAGAATTTTACCGCATGGCCTTTGGATGGCGAGATAGATATTATGGAATATGTGGGCTACCGTCCCAACGTTACCCAGACATCCATTCATACGCAAAGCTACAATCATGTAATTCATACGGAGAAAACAGCCACTAAGAATATTTCGAATGCTGAAACGGAATTTCATATCTATGGATTGGAATGGACAGAAGATAAAATAACAGGTTTTGTGGATGGGATTCCTTACTTTACATTCCTGAATGATAAGCTGGGAGATAAAAACACATGGCCTTTTGATGCGCCTTTTTACTTAAAACTGAATCTGGCAATAGGCGGCAACTGGGGGGGATTAATGGGTATAGACGAAAACCTTTGTCCTGCTGTATATGAAGTAGATTATGTAAGGGTGTATCAGTCTGTAAAAACTTCCCGCCCTTCACTGGAGGCGAAAAGTGCATCGCCATTCACCATATCACCCACGCTGGCAGACAACAGGGTGGTGGTTTCGGCCAATAATAGTAGCAGTTACACGGTTAGTGTAACTAACTTACATGGTCAGTTGATTGAGAAAAGAAAGAACTGCAAGGAAGATACGATAATTGATTGTTCAGGTTGGGCAAAAGGCTTGTATGTATTTACAGCCAGCAATGGTACTTTTACTCACTCCGACAAGGTATTGAAAAAATAA
- a CDS encoding glycoside hydrolase family 3 N-terminal domain-containing protein produces MALAALVSCQSSTSVKSTDVEKRVEELLGKMTLEEKIGQMNQISPSGDVNATAELIKKGEIGSILNIADPQLINAYQRTAVEQSRLGIPLIVGRDVIHGFKTIFPIPLGQAASFNPQLIADGARVAAIEAASVGVRWTFAPMVDISRDPRWGRIAESLGEDTYLTSVLGAAMVKGFQGDSLSNPTSIAACPKHFVGYGAAEGGRDYNSTNIPERQLRNVYLPSFEAAAKAGAATYMTSFNANDGIPASGNGFILKEVLRKEWKFDGFVVSDWASIGEMIPHGFCKDEKEAALKAVNAGVDMEMVSYTYVKHLKALIAEGKVKEETIDDAVRNILRVKFRLGLFENPYVDESKPSVLYAEEHLAKAKEAAIESAVLLKNDGDILPLKENIKTIAVVGPMADAPHDQMGTWVFDGDKTHTQTPLKALQAAYGDKVNIVYAPGLTYSRDPETSGIAAAVRAAAGADIVLAFVGEESILSGEAHCLANLNLQGSQSQLIEAVSKTGKPVVTIVMAGRPLTIGKEASLSRALLYSFHPGTMGGPALADLLFGKAVPSGKLPVTFPKEVGQIPMYYSHYNTGRPYQGTETMLKDIPAEAGQTSLGNTSFYLDAGFEPLYPFGYGLSYSKFTYNNVKLSGTRLKTTDVLTVSFDLTNAGKYDATEVAQLYVQDKFGSVARPVKELKRFDRIALKAGETKTVTFTLPIEELAFWNIDMQHVVEAGDFNLWVGPNSQEGIESSFVVE; encoded by the coding sequence ATGGCACTGGCTGCTTTGGTTTCCTGCCAAAGTTCCACTTCTGTGAAAAGCACCGATGTAGAAAAGAGAGTGGAAGAGTTGCTGGGTAAAATGACACTGGAAGAAAAGATTGGTCAGATGAACCAGATAAGTCCTTCCGGAGATGTGAATGCTACGGCGGAACTAATTAAGAAAGGGGAGATCGGATCTATACTTAATATTGCCGACCCTCAACTTATTAATGCTTACCAGCGCACCGCTGTCGAGCAGTCGCGTCTGGGTATTCCTTTGATCGTTGGCCGGGATGTTATCCATGGATTCAAAACCATTTTCCCGATACCACTGGGACAGGCCGCCTCTTTTAACCCTCAGCTGATTGCCGATGGTGCCCGTGTGGCCGCCATTGAAGCTGCTTCGGTGGGGGTCCGGTGGACTTTTGCCCCGATGGTCGACATCTCACGTGATCCGCGGTGGGGACGTATTGCCGAAAGTCTTGGCGAGGATACCTACCTTACTTCGGTACTGGGTGCCGCCATGGTAAAAGGTTTCCAGGGAGATTCCCTGAGTAATCCCACATCGATTGCCGCCTGTCCGAAACACTTTGTGGGTTACGGAGCTGCAGAAGGTGGACGAGACTATAACTCGACCAACATCCCCGAACGCCAGTTGCGCAACGTTTATCTTCCTTCGTTCGAGGCAGCCGCCAAAGCCGGAGCCGCCACGTATATGACTTCGTTCAATGCCAACGACGGAATACCCGCCTCGGGTAATGGCTTTATCCTGAAAGAGGTTCTTCGCAAGGAGTGGAAGTTCGACGGATTTGTAGTCTCCGACTGGGCTTCGATAGGAGAGATGATTCCTCACGGTTTCTGCAAGGACGAAAAGGAAGCAGCCTTAAAGGCGGTAAATGCGGGCGTTGATATGGAAATGGTAAGCTACACCTACGTAAAGCACCTCAAAGCGTTGATAGCCGAAGGGAAAGTAAAGGAAGAAACCATCGATGATGCGGTACGTAACATCCTTCGGGTAAAGTTCCGTCTGGGACTGTTCGAGAATCCATATGTAGACGAAAGCAAACCTTCCGTCCTGTATGCGGAGGAACATCTTGCCAAAGCGAAGGAAGCAGCTATAGAATCGGCCGTTCTGTTGAAGAACGACGGCGATATCCTGCCACTTAAAGAAAACATAAAAACCATAGCCGTTGTCGGCCCAATGGCCGATGCCCCTCACGATCAGATGGGAACGTGGGTATTTGACGGGGACAAAACCCATACTCAAACACCGTTAAAGGCATTGCAGGCAGCTTATGGTGATAAGGTTAACATAGTATACGCTCCGGGTTTAACCTATAGCCGAGATCCGGAAACAAGCGGAATAGCCGCCGCCGTACGTGCCGCCGCGGGTGCGGATATTGTCCTTGCCTTTGTGGGAGAGGAATCCATCCTGTCGGGTGAGGCGCACTGTCTGGCCAACCTGAACCTTCAGGGTTCTCAGAGCCAGCTAATTGAAGCGGTATCGAAGACCGGTAAACCGGTAGTAACGATTGTAATGGCAGGTAGACCGCTGACTATTGGCAAGGAAGCGTCCTTGTCCAGGGCGTTGCTTTACAGCTTCCATCCGGGCACTATGGGTGGCCCCGCCTTGGCGGACTTATTGTTTGGCAAGGCCGTTCCCAGCGGCAAGCTGCCGGTAACCTTCCCCAAGGAAGTAGGTCAGATTCCGATGTACTACAGTCATTACAATACAGGTCGTCCTTATCAGGGCACCGAAACGATGCTAAAAGATATCCCTGCCGAAGCCGGCCAAACATCGTTGGGCAATACGTCCTTTTACCTGGATGCAGGTTTTGAACCCTTGTATCCGTTTGGATACGGTTTATCATACAGCAAGTTTACGTACAACAACGTGAAGTTATCGGGCACCAGGCTAAAGACGACGGATGTACTTACAGTCAGTTTCGACTTGACCAATGCCGGCAAATACGATGCGACAGAGGTAGCCCAGCTTTACGTGCAGGATAAGTTTGGATCTGTAGCCCGTCCGGTAAAGGAGCTAAAACGGTTTGACCGGATAGCTTTGAAGGCCGGCGAAACCAAGACGGTCACCTTTACCTTACCGATAGAAGAGCTTGCTTTCTGGAACATCGACATGCAGCATGTTGTAGAGGCAGGCGACTTTAACCTGTGGGTAGGTCCCAATAGTCAGGAAGGCATTGAAAGTTCTTTCGTTGTGGAATAG
- the fsa gene encoding fructose-6-phosphate aldolase has protein sequence MKFFLDTANLAQIREANALGVLDGVTTNPSLMAKEGIKGAEGCKQHYLDICDIVKGDVSAEVLATDFEGMVKEGKELASLHPNIVVKIPCIAEGIKAIRYLYGKGIRTNCTLVFSPGQALLAAKAGATYVSPFVGRLDDISSDGIDLVRKIVEMYSIYGFETQVLAASIRHTQHIIQCIEVGAHVATCPLSAILGLLKHPLTDSGLATFLADSKKYME, from the coding sequence ATGAAGTTCTTTCTTGACACTGCTAATTTAGCGCAGATACGCGAAGCCAATGCGTTGGGCGTTTTGGATGGGGTTACTACCAATCCTTCTTTGATGGCTAAAGAGGGTATTAAAGGTGCAGAAGGCTGCAAACAACATTATCTTGATATTTGTGATATTGTAAAAGGAGATGTAAGCGCCGAAGTACTTGCAACAGATTTTGAAGGAATGGTGAAAGAGGGAAAAGAGCTGGCGTCTCTGCATCCCAACATTGTTGTGAAAATACCCTGCATTGCCGAGGGTATAAAAGCCATCCGCTATTTGTATGGCAAAGGAATCCGGACTAACTGTACCTTGGTTTTTTCGCCCGGACAGGCTTTACTGGCAGCTAAGGCGGGTGCGACTTATGTTTCTCCATTTGTGGGAAGATTGGACGATATTTCGAGCGATGGCATCGATTTGGTACGTAAGATTGTTGAGATGTATTCCATTTATGGTTTTGAAACCCAGGTGCTGGCTGCATCCATTCGACATACGCAGCACATCATTCAGTGCATTGAAGTGGGTGCGCACGTGGCTACATGTCCTTTAAGTGCTATTTTAGGATTGCTTAAGCATCCGCTAACCGACAGCGGATTGGCTACATTCCTGGCGGACTCCAAAAAATATATGGAATAA
- the mutS gene encoding DNA mismatch repair protein MutS, with amino-acid sequence MKQYLEIKTKHPDAILLFRVGDFYETFSDDAIVAAEILGITLTRRANGSAQFVELAGFPHHALDTYLPKLVRAGKRVAICDQLEDPKMTKKLVKRGITELVTPGVSINDNILNHKENNFLAAVHFTKDCCGISFLDISTGEFLTAEGTFDYVDKLLNNFSPKEVLVERNNRKRFEECFGPRFFIFELEDWVFTSDAANDRLLKHFETNNLKGFGVQHLKLGIVAAGAILQYLDITQHTQIAHITSLSRIEEDRYVRLDKFTVRSLELVGTMNDEGTSLLQVLDKTVSPMGSRMLRRWIVFPLKDVKPIEDRQNVVEYFFRHPDLKQLLDEQLNLIGDLERIISKVAVGRVSPREVIQLKVALRAIDPIKTACMESDDDSLRRIGEQLNACALIRDRIEKEINPDAPSQINRGGVMREGVNTELDELRSLAYSGKDYLLRIQQREIELTGISSLKIAFNNVFGYYIEVRNTHKDKVPAEWIRKQTLVNAERYITQELKEYEEKILGAEEKILSLETRLFSDLVLCLMEYIAPIQGNANLIGRIDCLLSFAKAAESNRYMRPEVNESDVIDIKAGRHPVIEKQLPLGESYIANDVYLDDEHQQVIMITGPNMAGKSALLRQTALITLMAQIGSFVPAESARIGLVDKIFTRVGASDNISVGESTFMVEMNEASDILNNLSPKSLVLFDELGRGTSTYDGISIAWAIVEYIHEHPNARAKTLFATHYHELNEMEHSFHRIKNYNVSVKEVGNKVIFLRKLVPGGSEHSFGIHVAKMAGMPKSIVKRSGEILKQLETENRQGGVATKPVKGIAAKAEGYQLSFFQLDDPVLSQVRDEIKNMDVNNLTPLEALNKLSDIKRIITGK; translated from the coding sequence ATGAAGCAATATTTAGAGATTAAAACGAAGCATCCGGATGCTATTTTACTGTTTCGGGTGGGCGACTTTTACGAAACCTTTTCGGACGACGCCATCGTTGCGGCAGAAATATTAGGCATTACACTGACCCGCCGTGCAAACGGTTCTGCACAGTTTGTTGAACTGGCAGGTTTCCCTCACCATGCCCTCGATACCTACTTACCTAAACTTGTCCGCGCCGGCAAGCGCGTGGCTATCTGCGATCAGCTTGAAGATCCGAAGATGACTAAGAAGTTGGTAAAAAGGGGAATAACCGAACTGGTTACTCCCGGGGTTTCCATTAATGATAACATACTGAATCATAAAGAAAATAACTTTCTGGCGGCCGTTCATTTCACAAAAGATTGCTGTGGGATCTCCTTTTTGGATATCTCCACGGGCGAATTCCTTACGGCCGAAGGAACCTTCGATTACGTAGACAAGCTACTTAATAACTTTTCTCCCAAGGAAGTGCTGGTGGAACGGAATAACAGGAAACGTTTTGAAGAATGTTTTGGTCCGCGCTTCTTTATTTTTGAGCTCGAAGATTGGGTATTTACCTCCGATGCTGCCAATGACAGGTTGCTGAAGCATTTCGAAACCAACAACCTGAAGGGATTCGGTGTACAGCATCTTAAGCTTGGCATTGTGGCTGCAGGAGCCATTCTTCAGTATCTGGATATTACCCAGCATACCCAAATAGCGCACATTACCTCGCTTTCCCGGATAGAAGAGGATAGGTACGTGCGCCTGGATAAATTTACAGTGCGCAGTCTGGAACTGGTGGGTACTATGAATGACGAAGGAACCAGTCTGCTGCAAGTATTGGATAAAACGGTTTCTCCCATGGGATCGCGTATGTTGCGTCGCTGGATTGTGTTTCCGCTGAAAGACGTGAAACCTATTGAAGACCGGCAGAATGTGGTGGAATACTTTTTCCGTCACCCGGACCTGAAGCAATTGCTTGACGAACAGCTTAACCTTATAGGCGATTTGGAACGCATTATCTCTAAAGTGGCCGTTGGACGTGTGTCGCCCCGTGAAGTGATACAGCTTAAGGTAGCACTACGGGCCATCGATCCGATTAAAACAGCCTGTATGGAAAGCGATGATGATAGTCTTCGCCGGATTGGCGAACAACTCAATGCCTGTGCGCTGATCCGCGATCGCATAGAAAAGGAGATCAATCCCGATGCACCTTCGCAGATAAATCGTGGCGGGGTAATGCGTGAAGGAGTAAACACTGAATTGGACGAACTCCGTAGCCTGGCTTATTCGGGCAAAGATTATTTACTGCGGATTCAGCAACGTGAAATAGAATTGACGGGCATATCGAGCCTTAAAATAGCATTTAATAACGTTTTTGGGTATTATATAGAGGTCCGCAACACGCACAAAGATAAAGTCCCGGCGGAATGGATACGAAAACAGACGCTTGTGAACGCCGAGCGTTATATCACCCAGGAGCTCAAAGAGTACGAAGAAAAGATTCTGGGGGCCGAAGAAAAGATCCTTTCACTGGAAACACGTCTGTTTAGCGATCTGGTGCTTTGCCTGATGGAATATATAGCACCGATTCAAGGCAATGCCAACCTGATAGGCCGGATAGACTGTCTGCTTTCCTTTGCCAAAGCGGCCGAAAGCAACCGCTATATGCGCCCGGAAGTAAATGAATCGGATGTGATCGACATTAAGGCGGGCCGCCATCCGGTTATCGAAAAGCAATTGCCATTGGGTGAATCCTATATTGCCAACGATGTGTATCTGGACGACGAACACCAGCAGGTAATCATGATTACCGGTCCCAATATGGCGGGTAAATCGGCTTTGCTCCGTCAGACCGCCCTTATTACCCTCATGGCACAGATTGGCTCCTTTGTTCCTGCCGAGAGCGCCCGTATCGGTTTGGTAGATAAGATATTTACCCGGGTTGGAGCTTCCGATAATATTTCCGTAGGCGAATCTACCTTTATGGTGGAAATGAACGAAGCATCCGATATCCTGAATAACCTTTCACCCAAAAGTCTGGTGCTGTTTGATGAGCTGGGCCGCGGAACAAGTACGTACGATGGAATCTCTATCGCCTGGGCCATTGTGGAATACATACACGAGCACCCGAATGCCAGAGCCAAAACCCTTTTTGCCACGCACTATCATGAATTGAACGAAATGGAACACTCCTTCCACCGTATCAAAAACTACAATGTGTCGGTAAAGGAAGTAGGCAACAAGGTAATTTTCCTCCGCAAACTGGTTCCCGGAGGAAGCGAACACAGCTTTGGTATCCACGTGGCAAAGATGGCAGGTATGCCTAAAAGCATTGTAAAACGTTCCGGCGAAATCCTGAAGCAGCTCGAAACAGAGAATCGCCAGGGAGGTGTTGCCACGAAACCCGTAAAGGGAATAGCGGCCAAGGCCGAGGGTTATCAGCTTAGCTTTTTCCAGCTGGACGATCCTGTCCTTTCGCAGGTTCGCGACGAAATAAAGAATATGGATGTAAACAATCTTACACCCCTTGAGGCACTTAATAAGTTAAGTGATATCAAACGAATAATAACCGGCAAATAA
- a CDS encoding HU family DNA-binding protein, whose product MAIKYRMTKRPDNLSTSSGKGLYPRIIRNQNMDSSALAKRLSKGSPLLKGEMLGCIEQIKSQLIEELLNGNSVSIDGLGTFSLSAEANRSVDKPEEIRAASIHVKSVNFRAAPELMSRMKEARFEREE is encoded by the coding sequence ATGGCTATTAAGTATCGCATGACTAAACGACCCGATAACTTGTCTACTTCCAGTGGAAAAGGTCTTTATCCCCGAATTATCCGCAACCAGAATATGGATTCGTCCGCTTTAGCAAAAAGACTATCCAAAGGATCACCCCTTCTTAAAGGCGAGATGCTGGGCTGTATCGAGCAGATTAAATCGCAACTTATAGAAGAATTACTGAATGGGAACAGTGTCTCCATCGATGGACTGGGAACTTTTTCCTTGTCGGCCGAAGCCAACAGGTCGGTAGACAAGCCCGAAGAAATACGGGCTGCCTCGATACACGTTAAGTCGGTCAACTTCAGAGCTGCGCCCGAACTGATGTCGCGCATGAAGGAAGCCCGTTTCGAACGGGAAGAGTAG
- a CDS encoding transporter, with protein MKRILCAMGCSLILSAASAQQQQVTSMLEILEVETGTRTVVKEFPYLIEAPNWTTDGQWLVYNSGGKLYKLAPDQPGEPVNICTGFATRCNNDHVLSADGKQIAISHGTKEDGRSRIYTLPIEGGIPRLITPLAPSYLHGWSPDGKQLAYCADRNGNYDVYVIPAEGGEEVRLTTAEGLDDGPEYSPCGQYIWFNSVRSGLMQVWRMKADGSEQTQLTFDETRNAWFPHISPDGQQVLYIAYQKGDLKPSEHLANKNVELRIIPAQGGEPKTLVQLFGGQGTINVNSWSPDSKKVAFVSYKLK; from the coding sequence ATGAAACGAATACTTTGTGCCATGGGTTGTTCTCTCATTCTTAGTGCTGCAAGTGCCCAGCAACAGCAGGTTACCAGCATGCTGGAGATTCTGGAAGTAGAAACCGGAACGCGTACCGTTGTAAAGGAGTTTCCTTACCTGATAGAAGCTCCTAACTGGACTACAGATGGGCAATGGCTTGTTTATAACAGCGGGGGTAAATTGTATAAGCTTGCGCCCGATCAACCGGGTGAGCCCGTGAATATCTGTACGGGATTTGCTACCCGTTGCAACAACGACCATGTGCTGTCGGCCGACGGGAAACAGATTGCCATCAGTCACGGTACAAAAGAAGATGGAAGGTCTCGCATCTATACACTACCCATCGAAGGGGGTATTCCCAGACTAATTACGCCGCTGGCACCTAGTTACCTGCACGGGTGGTCGCCCGACGGAAAGCAACTTGCCTATTGTGCCGACCGAAACGGGAATTACGATGTGTATGTAATACCTGCCGAAGGGGGCGAAGAAGTAAGGTTGACTACGGCTGAAGGGCTGGACGACGGACCTGAATATTCGCCGTGCGGACAATACATCTGGTTCAATTCGGTACGAAGCGGACTCATGCAGGTATGGCGCATGAAAGCCGATGGAAGCGAACAAACACAGCTAACTTTCGATGAGACCCGCAATGCCTGGTTCCCTCACATATCGCCCGACGGACAACAAGTGCTTTATATTGCCTATCAAAAAGGGGATTTAAAGCCCTCAGAACACCTTGCCAACAAGAATGTGGAACTTCGTATCATACCGGCGCAGGGAGGCGAACCAAAAACGCTGGTGCAGCTTTTTGGCGGACAAGGAACCATAAACGTTAATTCATGGTCGCCCGACAGTAAAAAGGTGGCCTTTGTAAGCTATAAACTGAAGTAG